Proteins encoded in a region of the Anoxybacillus amylolyticus genome:
- the nth gene encoding endonuclease III: MLNSRQIRYCLDKMGEMFPNAHCELVHRNPFELLIAVVLSAQCTDALVNKVTKHLFKKYQTPEDYISVSLEELQQDIRSIGLYRNKAKNIQKLCALLIEKYGGQVPNDRDELMKLPGVGRKTANVVVSVAFGVPAIAVDTHVERVSKRLGFCRWKDSVLEVEETLMRKIPKEEWSVTHHRMIFFGRYHCKAQAPKCDVCPLLELCREGKKRRKRGESVASAK, encoded by the coding sequence TTGTTAAACAGCCGGCAAATTCGCTATTGCTTAGATAAAATGGGAGAAATGTTCCCGAACGCTCATTGTGAACTTGTGCATCGCAATCCGTTTGAATTGTTAATTGCTGTCGTTTTATCGGCGCAATGTACCGATGCGCTCGTCAACAAAGTGACAAAACATCTATTTAAAAAATATCAAACGCCAGAAGACTATATATCTGTTTCGCTTGAAGAACTTCAACAAGATATTCGCTCGATTGGGCTATACCGAAATAAGGCGAAAAATATCCAGAAGTTATGTGCGTTGTTAATTGAAAAATATGGTGGACAAGTGCCGAACGACCGCGATGAGTTGATGAAATTGCCAGGTGTCGGAAGGAAAACGGCAAACGTTGTCGTTTCGGTGGCGTTTGGCGTACCGGCAATTGCCGTTGATACGCACGTCGAGCGGGTCAGCAAGCGGCTCGGCTTTTGCCGCTGGAAAGATTCGGTGCTCGAAGTAGAGGAAACGCTCATGCGAAAAATTCCAAAAGAAGAATGGTCGGTTACGCATCACCGGATGATTTTTTTCGGGCGCTACCATTGTAAAGCGCAAGCGCCAAAATGCGACGTTTGTCCACTACTTGAATTATGCCGCGAAGGAAAAAAACGCCGAAAGCGAGGGGAAAGCGTTGCAAGTGCCAAATGA
- a CDS encoding DnaD domain-containing protein: MDKGKMAEWLAQGSIAIPKLLLYHYKRLGLTETEFMVLLHLHSFLEEGVSFPTPVEMAERMTLSPAQCMETLRKLIQKGFLAIEEQVDEVRSETYSLKPLWEKLVYYLLIQSANEGRASRQEEEQSLYTMFEQEFGRPLSPFECETLTMWIDQDEHDPAIIKAALREAVLSGKLNFRYIDRILFEWKKNGVQTIEQAKDYGKKFRKHQRSSTQEEFKQTVTFYNWLES, encoded by the coding sequence ATGGATAAAGGGAAAATGGCGGAATGGCTGGCGCAAGGAAGCATTGCGATTCCAAAACTATTGCTGTATCATTATAAACGCCTAGGCTTAACGGAAACGGAGTTTATGGTGTTGTTGCATTTACACTCGTTTCTTGAGGAAGGGGTTTCTTTTCCCACCCCTGTCGAGATGGCGGAACGAATGACGTTGTCGCCGGCGCAATGCATGGAAACGTTGCGCAAGCTCATTCAAAAAGGATTTTTGGCGATTGAAGAACAAGTAGATGAAGTGCGGAGCGAAACATATTCGCTCAAACCGCTTTGGGAAAAACTCGTCTATTACTTATTGATTCAATCGGCAAACGAGGGGCGTGCTAGTCGGCAAGAAGAGGAACAAAGCTTGTACACGATGTTTGAGCAGGAATTTGGCCGTCCGCTTTCTCCGTTTGAGTGCGAGACGCTAACGATGTGGATCGATCAAGACGAGCATGATCCTGCCATTATTAAAGCAGCGCTTCGTGAAGCAGTGCTATCTGGGAAATTAAACTTCCGATACATTGACCGTATTTTATTTGAATGGAAGAAGAACGGGGTTCAAACGATTGAACAGGCGAAAGATTACGGGAAAAAATTCCGCAAACATCAAAGATCATCGACGCAAGAGGAGTTTAAACAGACGGTGACGTTTTACAATTGGTTAGAGTCGTAA
- the asnS gene encoding asparagine--tRNA ligase, whose amino-acid sequence MKTTIEEVSKYVGQEVTIGAWLANKRSSGKIAFLQLRDGTGFIQGVVEKSQVAEDVFQRAKSITQETSLYVTGTVRIDERSPFGYELAVTNIEIIHESVDYPITPKEHGVEFLMDHRHLWLRSKRQHAIMKIRNEIIRATYEFFNHNGFVKVDPPILTGSAPEGTTELFHTKYFDEDAYLSQSGQLYMEAAAMALGKVFSFGPTFRAEKSKTRRHLIEFWMIEPEMAFYEFEDNLKVQEQYVSYIVQSVLKNCSLELKTLGRDTAKLENIQPPFPRITYDEAIQLLHDKGFTDIAWGDDFGAPHETAIAESFDKPVFITHYPTQLKPFYMQPDKNRPEVVLCADLIAPEGYGEIIGGSERIHDYELLKQRLEEHHLPLEAYKWYLELRQYGSVPHSGFGLGLERTVAWICGVEHVRETIPFPRLLNRLYP is encoded by the coding sequence GTGAAAACAACGATTGAAGAAGTGAGTAAATACGTAGGTCAAGAGGTGACGATTGGCGCTTGGTTGGCGAATAAGCGTTCAAGTGGAAAAATCGCTTTCTTGCAGTTGCGCGATGGGACAGGCTTCATTCAAGGGGTCGTCGAAAAATCGCAAGTAGCGGAAGATGTGTTCCAACGCGCCAAATCCATCACCCAAGAAACGTCGCTATACGTAACGGGGACGGTGCGCATCGATGAGCGTTCACCGTTTGGCTATGAACTGGCGGTAACCAATATCGAAATCATTCATGAATCGGTGGACTACCCGATTACGCCAAAAGAGCATGGTGTCGAGTTTTTAATGGATCATCGCCATCTATGGCTGCGCTCGAAACGGCAACATGCGATTATGAAAATTCGTAACGAAATTATTCGGGCGACGTACGAGTTTTTCAACCATAACGGCTTTGTCAAAGTCGACCCGCCAATTTTAACGGGAAGCGCGCCAGAAGGAACGACGGAGTTGTTCCATACAAAATATTTCGATGAGGATGCCTACCTTTCGCAAAGCGGTCAACTTTACATGGAAGCGGCAGCGATGGCACTCGGAAAAGTGTTTTCGTTCGGTCCGACGTTCCGTGCGGAAAAATCAAAAACGCGCCGCCATTTAATTGAATTTTGGATGATTGAGCCGGAAATGGCGTTTTACGAGTTTGAAGACAACTTAAAAGTACAAGAACAATATGTGTCTTATATCGTTCAATCGGTCTTGAAAAATTGCTCGCTTGAACTAAAAACGCTTGGTCGCGATACAGCGAAGCTCGAAAACATCCAACCGCCGTTCCCGCGCATTACATACGATGAAGCGATTCAATTGCTTCATGACAAAGGATTTACCGACATCGCGTGGGGCGACGATTTCGGCGCGCCGCACGAAACGGCGATTGCCGAAAGCTTCGATAAGCCAGTGTTTATTACGCACTATCCGACACAACTAAAACCGTTTTATATGCAGCCGGATAAAAATCGCCCAGAAGTCGTGCTTTGCGCCGATTTAATCGCACCGGAAGGATATGGCGAAATTATTGGCGGCTCGGAGCGCATTCACGATTATGAATTGTTAAAACAGCGCCTCGAAGAACACCATTTGCCGCTTGAGGCGTACAAATGGTATTTAGAATTGCGCCAATACGGCTCTGTGCCACACTCTGGATTTGGATTAGGACTAGAGCGCACCGTTGCTTGGATTTGTGGCGTCGAGCACGTCCGCGAAACGATTCCGTTCCCGCGCTTATTAAATCGTCTATATCCATAA
- a CDS encoding BMQ_0737 family morphogenetic spore coat protein: MAINLQQFAQEFSPECIQVCKVYDWTTNVVSLTQDIPFTFPTGSLPTTISQVNCVTTLLECAEEGPRRDIECVVGDERVTLQVVTLSKTIQVVLEVTGTSGTGTQTTITSNPTLITTSEEVILCAPEGTTVSCTATQNAFNVCRVGSFTRNGDTITATVFIRVCQNIVVTFEVILEVAAKFCQPRPKIVCEEECAVDVFPPQCPSIFPAQG; this comes from the coding sequence ATGGCAATTAATTTACAGCAATTTGCTCAAGAATTTAGCCCTGAGTGTATCCAAGTATGTAAAGTTTACGACTGGACAACGAACGTTGTTTCCCTTACACAAGATATTCCATTTACATTTCCTACAGGTTCTCTCCCAACTACCATTTCCCAAGTCAATTGTGTCACTACTCTTTTAGAGTGTGCAGAAGAGGGACCAAGACGGGATATTGAATGTGTAGTAGGGGATGAACGTGTTACATTGCAGGTCGTTACATTGAGCAAAACGATCCAAGTGGTTTTGGAAGTAACTGGAACATCAGGAACAGGGACACAAACAACGATTACAAGTAATCCAACATTGATTACAACCAGTGAAGAAGTTATCCTTTGCGCACCGGAAGGAACAACTGTCTCCTGCACAGCAACACAAAACGCATTTAATGTTTGTCGGGTCGGGTCATTTACACGTAACGGTGATACGATTACTGCAACCGTGTTCATTCGTGTGTGCCAAAATATCGTTGTCACATTTGAAGTCATTTTAGAAGTAGCAGCGAAATTTTGCCAACCACGTCCGAAGATTGTTTGTGAAGAAGAATGCGCAGTCGATGTATTCCCGCCGCAATGTCCATCTATCTTCCCAGCTCAAGGATAA
- a CDS encoding coiled-coil domain-containing protein: protein MMKYPPNFTISRFIFLPKRQFYNFFAYNFKKMESYKLQKVVKIMSGEKKAIQLEQKVIHLKSEIEKYKEILSSLQFDEQIDLLNKQLEQLHIENEKLKEAYKRYEEIMLTQSDEIHRLAHELEQLKNAQRLFYNEIQNEQFKLKKQLETNDQQTQAFFDAYSQKQKEFEKEIKTIFAYMHTLEKEISAHHDQLTDYTSLRPVLTSWMERMKDMEKKYDFFEKNSEKLLQQFEGLSEETVAQKKETDDLKDEVRTLGQKTSMIEKILPELDKEQQKDIAVLQKQLLRQQVKIEELLEQTAHFANEMEKIFHQLAELAKRTEKKREEGLNLDITEMKEMLAHVIQLLATPKQIAPEAGKESSPPSKTTTGSSMNSFLKLQQFMDETNQSIVVSPINQKKQGLSQKPPLVKRARIEPPTSQNTRPPIRYKQTGEDDDQLPNLILRDKHNEEPLFHPPFSSIAPLYTQNNEEELFVSLHRHNSVKTDDEQKETDTVILEKNELDLTVASDIVQTESALATEKQSLYNSHSPLPSETNSHEEKKKSWLLSLFKKAKT from the coding sequence GTGATGAAATATCCGCCTAATTTTACCATTTCAAGATTCATATTTTTACCAAAAAGACAATTTTATAATTTTTTTGCATACAATTTTAAAAAAATGGAAAGTTACAAACTTCAAAAGGTGGTGAAAATTATGAGTGGGGAAAAAAAGGCAATCCAATTAGAACAAAAAGTTATTCATCTAAAATCAGAAATAGAAAAATATAAAGAAATTCTCTCTTCCTTGCAATTCGATGAGCAAATAGATCTTCTAAATAAACAACTAGAACAGTTGCACATAGAAAATGAAAAGCTAAAAGAAGCATACAAGCGATACGAAGAAATTATGTTAACTCAATCAGATGAAATCCATCGCTTAGCCCATGAATTGGAGCAATTAAAAAATGCCCAGCGTTTGTTCTATAACGAAATACAAAACGAACAATTCAAACTCAAGAAACAACTAGAAACAAACGACCAACAAACGCAAGCCTTCTTCGATGCTTATAGCCAAAAACAGAAAGAATTCGAAAAAGAAATAAAAACCATCTTTGCATATATGCATACCCTAGAAAAAGAAATTTCCGCTCATCATGACCAATTGACGGATTACACGTCTTTGCGACCTGTGCTGACATCTTGGATGGAAAGGATGAAGGACATGGAAAAAAAATATGATTTTTTTGAAAAAAACAGCGAGAAACTACTCCAACAGTTTGAGGGATTAAGCGAAGAAACCGTGGCACAGAAAAAAGAAACAGATGATTTAAAAGACGAAGTACGTACATTAGGGCAAAAAACCTCAATGATTGAAAAAATACTGCCGGAGTTAGACAAAGAGCAGCAAAAAGACATAGCAGTTTTACAAAAGCAACTTTTGCGTCAACAAGTGAAAATCGAGGAACTTTTAGAACAAACAGCCCATTTCGCAAATGAGATGGAAAAAATTTTTCATCAACTGGCGGAATTAGCAAAACGAACCGAAAAGAAAAGAGAAGAAGGGTTAAATTTAGACATCACCGAAATGAAAGAAATGTTAGCCCATGTCATCCAATTACTAGCTACACCAAAACAAATAGCGCCAGAAGCGGGGAAAGAATCTTCCCCTCCATCAAAAACGACTACGGGATCGTCCATGAATAGCTTTTTAAAGCTTCAACAATTTATGGATGAAACAAACCAATCAATCGTTGTTTCTCCAATTAACCAAAAAAAGCAAGGGTTATCACAAAAACCGCCCCTAGTGAAACGCGCACGCATCGAGCCCCCAACTTCTCAAAATACCCGTCCACCTATTCGTTACAAACAGACAGGAGAGGATGACGACCAATTACCCAATTTAATCTTACGTGACAAACATAACGAGGAACCTTTGTTTCATCCGCCATTCTCTAGCATCGCTCCTTTATATACTCAAAATAATGAGGAGGAGCTGTTTGTAAGCCTTCATCGCCACAACAGCGTGAAAACAGATGATGAACAAAAAGAAACCGACACCGTTATACTAGAAAAAAACGAATTAGATTTAACGGTTGCATCAGACATCGTTCAAACGGAATCCGCATTAGCGACAGAGAAACAATCTCTTTACAACTCTCATTCACCGCTACCGTCCGAAACAAATAGTCATGAAGAAAAGAAAAAATCGTGGCTACTCTCATTATTTAAAAAAGCCAAAACATAA
- a CDS encoding pyridoxal phosphate-dependent aminotransferase: MKLAKRVSSLTPSTTLAITAKAKELKAKGYDVIGLGAGEPDFNTPQHIIDAALKAMNEGHTKYTPSGGLATLKAEIVKKFQHDQQLQYEPSEIIVCVGAKHALYTLFQVLLDEGDEVIIPTPYWVSYPEQVKLAGGVPVYVEGLEENHFKITPDQLKAAITERTKAVIINSPSNPTGMIYTEDELRALGDICLAHDILIVSDEIYEKLVYGDNKHVSIAQLSPQLKAQTIIINGVSKSHSMTGWRIGYAAGNKDIIRAMTDLASHSTSNPTSIAQYAAIAAYSGPQEPVEQMRQAFEERLNIIYEKLIQIPGFTCVKPQGAFYLFPNARQAAMMAGYESVDAFVEALLDEAKVALVPGSGFGAPDNVRLSYATSLDVLEKAIERMKLFMEQKRQ; encoded by the coding sequence ATGAAATTAGCAAAACGGGTATCATCGCTCACACCATCCACAACGCTTGCCATTACAGCGAAAGCAAAAGAGCTAAAAGCAAAAGGTTATGATGTCATCGGTTTAGGGGCAGGTGAGCCGGATTTTAATACGCCGCAGCACATTATCGACGCAGCGTTAAAAGCAATGAACGAAGGGCATACGAAATACACCCCTTCGGGTGGGCTTGCAACGTTAAAAGCAGAAATTGTGAAAAAGTTTCAGCACGACCAACAGTTGCAGTATGAACCGTCGGAAATTATTGTTTGCGTTGGCGCGAAACATGCGCTTTACACATTATTCCAAGTCCTTTTAGACGAAGGCGATGAAGTCATTATTCCGACGCCATATTGGGTGAGCTACCCGGAACAAGTGAAACTTGCAGGCGGGGTGCCGGTGTATGTCGAAGGGTTGGAAGAGAACCACTTCAAAATTACGCCAGACCAACTAAAAGCAGCAATTACGGAGCGGACGAAAGCTGTCATCATTAACTCGCCAAGTAACCCGACAGGTATGATTTATACAGAAGACGAGTTGCGCGCGCTTGGGGACATTTGCTTAGCGCACGATATTTTAATTGTGTCCGATGAGATTTATGAAAAATTAGTATATGGGGACAATAAACATGTATCGATCGCCCAGCTTTCGCCACAGCTAAAAGCGCAGACGATTATCATTAACGGCGTATCGAAATCACACTCGATGACTGGCTGGCGTATCGGGTATGCCGCAGGAAACAAAGACATTATTCGCGCCATGACCGACCTTGCGAGCCATAGCACGTCCAACCCAACGTCGATTGCACAATATGCGGCGATTGCCGCATATAGCGGGCCGCAAGAACCAGTCGAGCAAATGAGGCAAGCGTTTGAAGAGCGGCTAAACATTATTTATGAAAAACTGATTCAAATTCCTGGCTTTACGTGCGTCAAGCCGCAGGGAGCGTTTTATTTGTTCCCGAACGCTCGCCAAGCAGCGATGATGGCAGGCTACGAAAGCGTCGATGCGTTCGTCGAGGCGTTATTAGACGAAGCAAAAGTCGCGCTTGTGCCAGGCTCTGGATTCGGTGCCCCAGACAACGTCCGCCTCTCGTATGCTACCTCGCTTGACGTATTAGAAAAAGCTATCGAGCGGATGAAGCTGTTTATGGAGCAGAAGCGCCAATGA
- a CDS encoding cell wall elongation regulator TseB-like domain-containing protein, with protein MKKWSIIVLLFFFVAIWQAVSVYRAAMAPKETLLEKAEQRAIEEANLSDIQAANTYYGEKTYAVVEGTDKKGTKKIVWVPAKGGHIVVKRAKSGITKQEAIEKLKADRQPKEIISAKLGMEKGVPLWELTYIEQDNRYSFYYVSFADGAFLKRYSFQQ; from the coding sequence ATGAAAAAATGGAGCATTATTGTTCTTCTTTTTTTCTTCGTCGCGATTTGGCAGGCGGTGAGCGTCTATCGTGCTGCGATGGCGCCAAAGGAAACGCTCTTAGAAAAAGCGGAACAACGCGCTATCGAAGAAGCGAATCTTTCCGATATTCAAGCTGCGAATACATACTATGGCGAAAAGACGTACGCCGTTGTGGAAGGAACCGATAAAAAAGGCACGAAAAAAATTGTATGGGTGCCAGCAAAAGGCGGACATATTGTTGTCAAGCGCGCGAAAAGTGGGATCACGAAGCAAGAGGCAATTGAAAAATTAAAAGCGGACCGACAGCCAAAAGAAATTATTTCGGCCAAACTCGGAATGGAAAAAGGAGTGCCGCTTTGGGAGCTGACATATATCGAACAAGATAACCGCTATTCTTTTTATTACGTCAGCTTTGCCGACGGTGCTTTTTTGAAAAGGTATAGTTTCCAACAATAA
- a CDS encoding YpmA family protein, giving the protein MESKIQVLATVKIQHSPDLYKIVDCLNRTLKKNDLMFGLALDEQDKNKAVFTIYRT; this is encoded by the coding sequence GTGGAAAGTAAAATTCAAGTATTGGCAACGGTGAAAATCCAGCACTCGCCTGATTTATATAAAATTGTGGACTGCCTTAACCGAACGTTGAAAAAAAATGACCTCATGTTCGGTCTTGCGCTTGATGAACAAGACAAAAACAAAGCGGTATTTACGATTTACCGGACGTAA
- the dinG gene encoding ATP-dependent DNA helicase DinG produces MRFVVIDLETTGNAPQKGDRMIQIGIVIIENEQIVERFSRFINPECEIPLFIQQLTQIDEQMVKTAPVFAEIAEEIANKLAGAYFVAHNVSFDWPFLQAELQAAGISLSPPPMIDTVEMARILFPTVESYKLSDLAQMLAIHHENPHQADSDAEVTAKLWLCLLQKLQSLPLATVQQLKRLSKDWKSEMHAILDAIIAKKMAAPDEEGYVYYRGIAIKKRTEASKKQSDASYSFTEWVADEPPLPFPQYEHRDGQWEMMKVVYEALDTSQHAMIEAGTGIGKSLAYFLPSLYVAKKQQKPVVISTYTLQLQKQLIERDVPLLRKIVPFPFRVVLLKGKRNYLSLDKFISFLQEPNKTYDAVLTKGQVLVWLTETETGDVDELQLSSGGQLLWPLLHLDEQKEVGEHDFFRLACERASEADVVITNHAFLMQDITATNPLLPAYDHLIVDEAHHLEETASRYFGRHVEYVALRLLLTRIGTGDEEGSLFQLKKRIDKEVCSIQARLRDLQIECDEWFRLVRRYVITKQPNVHASRLRYRFDPQKECGRSWEAMKELLWRIADQTKKLAQEVNEVKKSVPTLSALSFFSDIDELLSTVNTLQEVMETADPLVVRWMEVETKGAANATAIYCQPIDLEAFFAEELFAKKKSVVLTSATLSMNGSFSYLISRLGLEDFYPICRTIPSPFPYAEQAKVMVPRDLPSVSSVSLEKYAEAVASHLLTIAKHINGKILVLFTSYELLRLTAAIVKERNDDETFVLLAQGGQGGSASKLTKAFQQFDKAMLFGTSSFWEGIDFPREALSVVVIVRLPFAPPDDPVMEAKSDYIRAKGGNPFYELSLPQAVIRFKQGFGRLIRTKDDRGVLFVFDRRLLTASYGRYFLASLPDVPVYDEPLEQLLQKMG; encoded by the coding sequence ATGAGGTTTGTCGTCATTGATTTGGAAACGACAGGAAATGCTCCGCAAAAAGGTGACCGAATGATTCAAATTGGCATCGTGATAATCGAGAACGAGCAAATTGTGGAACGGTTTTCGCGCTTTATTAACCCCGAGTGCGAGATTCCGCTTTTTATTCAACAACTGACACAAATTGACGAACAAATGGTCAAAACCGCGCCGGTTTTTGCCGAGATTGCCGAAGAAATTGCCAACAAGCTAGCAGGAGCGTATTTTGTTGCCCATAACGTTTCGTTTGATTGGCCTTTTTTGCAAGCGGAATTGCAGGCGGCAGGCATTTCGCTTTCGCCGCCACCGATGATTGATACGGTAGAAATGGCGCGTATATTGTTTCCAACGGTGGAGAGCTATAAATTAAGTGACCTCGCGCAAATGTTAGCGATTCATCATGAAAATCCGCATCAAGCAGATAGCGATGCGGAAGTGACAGCGAAACTTTGGTTGTGTCTCCTTCAAAAGCTACAGTCGCTTCCGCTGGCGACGGTACAACAGCTAAAACGGCTGTCAAAAGATTGGAAAAGCGAGATGCATGCCATTTTAGATGCGATAATCGCGAAAAAAATGGCGGCACCCGATGAAGAAGGATACGTATACTATCGTGGAATTGCTATCAAAAAGCGAACCGAGGCTTCTAAAAAACAAAGCGACGCTTCTTATTCGTTTACGGAATGGGTGGCGGATGAGCCACCGCTTCCGTTTCCACAGTATGAACATCGCGACGGTCAATGGGAAATGATGAAAGTTGTTTACGAGGCGCTTGACACGTCGCAACACGCCATGATTGAAGCAGGAACAGGGATCGGCAAGTCGCTAGCGTATTTTCTTCCAAGTCTTTATGTAGCGAAAAAGCAACAAAAGCCGGTTGTCATTAGCACCTATACGCTCCAATTGCAAAAGCAACTAATCGAGCGTGACGTTCCGTTGTTGCGAAAAATCGTTCCGTTTCCTTTTCGTGTGGTGCTGTTAAAGGGGAAACGAAATTATTTGTCGCTTGATAAGTTCATTTCGTTTCTTCAAGAGCCGAACAAAACGTACGATGCGGTACTAACGAAAGGACAAGTGCTCGTTTGGTTGACGGAAACGGAAACGGGCGATGTGGATGAGTTACAATTGTCTTCCGGCGGACAGTTGCTTTGGCCGCTATTACATTTAGACGAGCAAAAAGAAGTAGGGGAGCATGATTTTTTTCGTCTTGCGTGCGAGCGGGCAAGCGAAGCGGATGTTGTTATTACAAACCATGCATTTTTAATGCAAGATATCACGGCGACTAATCCCTTGCTTCCAGCGTATGACCATTTGATTGTCGATGAAGCGCATCATTTGGAAGAAACGGCATCCCGTTATTTCGGACGCCATGTCGAATATGTGGCGCTCCGGTTATTGTTGACACGTATCGGGACGGGCGACGAAGAAGGATCGTTATTTCAGCTTAAAAAGCGGATCGATAAAGAAGTATGTTCCATTCAAGCGCGGCTTCGCGACTTGCAGATCGAGTGCGACGAATGGTTTCGCCTTGTTCGCCGCTACGTGATAACGAAACAACCGAACGTCCATGCCTCGCGGCTTCGCTATCGATTCGATCCACAGAAAGAGTGCGGACGAAGTTGGGAAGCGATGAAAGAGTTATTATGGCGGATTGCTGACCAAACAAAAAAATTGGCACAAGAGGTAAATGAGGTTAAGAAAAGCGTCCCAACGCTCTCGGCGTTGTCGTTTTTTTCCGACATCGACGAGTTGTTGTCGACAGTTAATACCCTTCAGGAAGTAATGGAAACAGCCGACCCACTCGTTGTTCGTTGGATGGAAGTGGAAACGAAAGGGGCGGCGAATGCTACCGCGATTTATTGCCAGCCGATTGATTTAGAGGCGTTTTTTGCTGAAGAGCTATTTGCAAAGAAAAAAAGCGTTGTGCTTACGTCAGCGACGCTTTCGATGAACGGGTCGTTTTCGTATTTGATTTCGCGGCTTGGACTAGAAGATTTTTACCCGATTTGCCGGACGATTCCGTCGCCGTTTCCGTATGCCGAGCAAGCAAAAGTGATGGTACCCCGAGATTTGCCGTCTGTTTCTTCCGTGTCACTTGAGAAGTATGCAGAGGCGGTCGCTTCGCACTTATTAACAATAGCAAAACATATAAACGGGAAAATACTCGTGTTGTTTACGTCGTATGAATTGCTGCGCTTGACGGCAGCGATTGTGAAAGAGCGGAATGACGATGAAACGTTTGTGTTGTTAGCGCAAGGGGGACAAGGCGGAAGTGCTTCGAAGTTGACGAAGGCGTTTCAGCAATTTGATAAGGCGATGTTGTTTGGAACGAGCAGTTTTTGGGAAGGGATTGATTTTCCAAGAGAGGCGTTGTCGGTTGTTGTCATCGTTCGATTGCCGTTTGCTCCGCCAGATGACCCGGTTATGGAAGCAAAAAGCGACTACATTCGCGCAAAAGGTGGAAATCCGTTTTATGAGTTATCGCTGCCGCAAGCGGTCATTCGCTTTAAGCAAGGCTTTGGGCGGTTAATTCGCACAAAAGACGACCGCGGGGTATTGTTTGTGTTCGACCGGCGGCTATTAACCGCTTCCTATGGCCGCTATTTTTTAGCTTCTCTTCCAGACGTGCCGGTGTATGATGAACCACTCGAACAACTATTGCAAAAAATGGGATAA
- the panD gene encoding aspartate 1-decarboxylase produces the protein MFRTLMNAKIHRARVTEANLNYVGSITIDADILDAVGMVPNEKVQIVNNNNGARFETYIIPGERGSGVFCLNGAAARLVQKDDIIIVISYALVPEEKVAEHRPKVAIMDENNRIKELIAAEPAHTIL, from the coding sequence ATGTTCCGAACACTAATGAACGCCAAAATTCACCGCGCCCGTGTGACAGAAGCCAATTTAAATTACGTCGGCAGCATTACGATTGACGCCGATATTTTAGATGCGGTCGGCATGGTGCCGAATGAAAAAGTGCAAATCGTCAACAACAATAACGGGGCGCGTTTTGAAACATATATTATTCCAGGGGAGCGCGGCAGCGGCGTCTTTTGTTTAAACGGGGCGGCGGCGCGTCTGGTGCAAAAAGATGACATTATTATCGTCATTTCGTATGCGCTCGTTCCAGAAGAAAAAGTGGCGGAACACCGTCCGAAAGTGGCGATTATGGATGAAAACAACCGTATCAAGGAATTAATCGCTGCTGAACCGGCGCATACGATTTTATAA